From Sphingomonas sp. PAMC26645:
CTTCGGCGAAGTCCACCGCGTCGCCGGGGCGGAACTTCGGCTCGGGGATATGCAGCGTAAGGGGCTGCAAATTGGCGCGCGGATGCTCGCTTGCCATCGTCATTCCATCTCCATGAGGCCGCTGTGACCGCGGAACACTCTTACCGAGGCTTGTTATTAAATTTCAACGCAGATTGCGAGGGGGAGTTGCGCATTCACGATGTGCCGCGCGGATTTTTTCTCCCCCTGTGTTGGAATCAGCCGCCGACGGTCTGCTCGATGACCCCGAAGATCGGATGGCGCTTGTCGTCCTCAGCCCAGATGCGGACGACGTCGCCCTGCTTGAGGAACGGCGTGACGGGCTTGCCGCCCTGGATCGTCTCGATCGTCCGCACTTCGGCGAGACAGGAATAGCCGACGCCGCCCTCGGCCACCGACTTGCCCGGACCGCCATCGGGGCCGCGGTTCGAGACGGTGCCCGAGCCGACGATCGTCCCTGCGCCGAGCTTCCGGGTCTTGGCGGCGTGCGCGACGAGCGTGCCGAAATCGAACGTCATGTCCTCCCCGGCCTCGGCGCGACCGAGCGGCTGGCCGTTGAGGTCGACCATCAGCTTGCGGTGCAGCTTGCCGTCCTTCCACCAGTCGCCGAGCGAATCGGGCGTGACGAAGACGGGCGAGAACGCGCTGGCCGGCTTCGACTGGAAGAAGCCGAAGCCCTTGCCGAGTTCGCCGGGGATCAGGTTGCGCAAGGAGACGTCGTTGGTCAGCCCGACCAGCAGGATCGCCGCCAGCGCCTCGTCGCGACTCGCGCCGAGCGGGACGTCGCCGGTAACGACGACGACTTCGCCCTCCATGTCACAACCCCAGGACTCGTCGGCGAGCGGAATCGGATCGCGGGGCCCGAGGAACCCGTCCGAGCCACCCTGGTACATCAGCGGATCGTGCCAGAAACTGTCGGGCATTTCCGCGGCTCGCGCCTGTCGTACGAGCGCAACATGATTCACGTATGCCGAGCCATCCGCCCATTGATACGCCCGTGGCAGCGGCGACTCGGCATCATGCTCGTGGAAGCGGCGCATCGGGATCATCTCGTGCTCGAGATCGGTCGACAGGTTCTTGAGGTCGATCGAAAGCCGGTCCCAGTCGTCGAGCGCGGCCTGCAACGTCGGCGCAATGTGGCTCGCATCGGCGTACCAGGCGAGGTCGTTGGAGACGACCACGAGCTTGCCGTCTCGTCCACGGGTGGTGTCGGGATGCTTCAGGCTGGCCAGTTTCATGGGGCGGATCCTCTATATGTTTGTACGCATCCTACGCCCGTGACGGAGTTCAAGTCGAGCATCCAGCGTGCAGCAAACCTGATTTTGGTAAGAGCGGAGCCAATGTCGACCTGATAGGTTCGAACTTGCGTAACGGTCGAGGAAGGTGAGCATGCCCAGATACTTCTTCGATATCGACAACCATAAACACGTCAACGACGACGACGGCACGAACCTGGCGGACGACGAGGAAGCACGCGTCCAGGCGGTGATCTTCGCCGGCGATTATCTCAGCGATCATCCGGGGATCGCACGCGACGGCGCTCGGTTCAGCGTCGCCGTACGGAACGAGGCGGGTAGCGTTCTGCTGACGGTCATGGTGACGATCGACGAAACGAGCTAGCCGAACGGCTGGCGTCGTTTTTCGCCACGGCCCCGGCAATCGGGCGCATAAATGTCATAACATGGGTTTTGTCGGCCCGGTCAATCCTGGGATAAGGTGCGTATTGTTGCAACGCGCTATTCCAGAGAGGGTGACAGCGAGAAACGAGTGCTCCTGCACTGGATGCGGAGAGTGCACGTGGATATCTCCACCGTGACTGAGAAGGTGTTACGGAAATTCGAATCGCGGATGGCGATGGGTGCGGACGATCGCGCGCAGATCGCGGCCTTGCCGTTCAAGGTCCGGACGATCGATGCGTCGACCTATATGCTGCGCGAGGGCCAGCGTCCGACGCGCTGCGCGTTCATTCTGGACGGCCTAGCCTATCGACAGAAGCTGACGCCCAACGGCGAACGCGAGATCGTGTCGATCCTGATGCCCGGCGAGTTCGTCGATCTGCAGAACCTGTTCCTCGATGAATCCGATCATGACATCCAGGCCCTGACGCGACTGACGCTGGCCGAAGTGCCGATCGCGGCATTGCGCCTTTTCATCGAGGCGTGCCCGGCGGCGGGCCAGGCCTTGTGGATCGATGCGCTGGTCGAGTCGTCGATCCACCGCGAGTGGCTGTTGAATGTCGGACGGCGCAATGCGCGGAGCCGGCTGGCGCATCTGCTGTGTGAATTTTCGGTGCGGTTCCAGAAATCGACGCTCGCCGATGCGATGGCGTATGAGTTGCCGATGACGCAGGAGCAGTTGGGCGATGCGCTTGGGCTCACCCCCGTACACGTCAATCGCGTGCTGAAATCGCTCGAGACCGACGGCCTGATCGCGCGCAAGAAGCGCCAGGTGAGCGTGATCGACTGGCCCCGCCTGCGCGATGCCGCCGAGTTCAACGAGCGCTATCTGCACCTCGGCCAGATCCGCCGCTGACCCCGCCATGGGTGCAAAAAGGGGCCGAAGGTTGACCTTTCGACCGTGATACGCCAGATGGCCGCTATCGAGGCGTAATGCAGCGTG
This genomic window contains:
- a CDS encoding fumarylacetoacetate hydrolase family protein, which translates into the protein MKLASLKHPDTTRGRDGKLVVVSNDLAWYADASHIAPTLQAALDDWDRLSIDLKNLSTDLEHEMIPMRRFHEHDAESPLPRAYQWADGSAYVNHVALVRQARAAEMPDSFWHDPLMYQGGSDGFLGPRDPIPLADESWGCDMEGEVVVVTGDVPLGASRDEALAAILLVGLTNDVSLRNLIPGELGKGFGFFQSKPASAFSPVFVTPDSLGDWWKDGKLHRKLMVDLNGQPLGRAEAGEDMTFDFGTLVAHAAKTRKLGAGTIVGSGTVSNRGPDGGPGKSVAEGGVGYSCLAEVRTIETIQGGKPVTPFLKQGDVVRIWAEDDKRHPIFGVIEQTVGG
- a CDS encoding Crp/Fnr family transcriptional regulator, with the protein product MDISTVTEKVLRKFESRMAMGADDRAQIAALPFKVRTIDASTYMLREGQRPTRCAFILDGLAYRQKLTPNGEREIVSILMPGEFVDLQNLFLDESDHDIQALTRLTLAEVPIAALRLFIEACPAAGQALWIDALVESSIHREWLLNVGRRNARSRLAHLLCEFSVRFQKSTLADAMAYELPMTQEQLGDALGLTPVHVNRVLKSLETDGLIARKKRQVSVIDWPRLRDAAEFNERYLHLGQIRR